In one Amaranthus tricolor cultivar Red isolate AtriRed21 chromosome 8, ASM2621246v1, whole genome shotgun sequence genomic region, the following are encoded:
- the LOC130820207 gene encoding pentatricopeptide repeat-containing protein At3g22150, chloroplastic, producing MSTSSLPLPTPLPPHNHRQFSSSHFSLSEPLLSSIDEPSKTLKTPTIRSRLSKLCRDAQLHIARQVFDTLPKPSTVLWNTIIIGFICNNLPFEALLFYSRMRSSNSISCDSYTYSSVLKACADTKLLRVGKAVHCHVIKSHFNASRIVYNSLLNMYVTCLSNNVVSRYYEVDYVCRVFGIMKKKNVVAWNTMISWFVKTERFGEGVRYFRLMMRMGIKPTPVSFVNVFPAILSCGDYKLGNVLYGMLVKFGGGYVDDLFAVSSAIVMFSEMGCIDLARKVFDGCLEKNVEVWNSMIGGYLQNNCCIEALDLFVKALSLKLVSLDNVSYIAALTTVSQLQQVYIGKQLHAHVLKNLTSFSVTLINAVIVMYSRCNCIQEAFKVFDGMAERDIVSWNTMITAFVQNGFDEEGLMLVYEMQNQGFVVDAVTVIAILSAASNLRSEVIGKQTHAYLLRKDIEFQGMDSYLIDMYAKSGLIKKAQILFEESDELRRDQATWNSMLSSNIQNGLVKEALKVFRQMLDRNVLPNAVTIASILPSCSQVGSIALGKQLHGFAVRHSLDQNVFVGTALVDMYSKLGAIASAEKVFALTPNKTPVTYTNMILGHGQHGMGSRALALFDEMLNLCITPDAVTFIAVLSACSYAGLVDEGLKILESMEKNFGIQPLVEHYACVVDMLGRDGRLKEAFELAETLGEESSAIQAWGSLLAACKNHRNYELAKIVADKLLDMEFSNSKSGYQVLLSNVYADEGSWELADRVRKKMREKGDSKEVGCSWIETSGRVNYFVSKDIKHPECEHIYETLAMLAANMWDAGYTPFSYGDKQTHQICDAYD from the coding sequence ATGTCAACTTCATCCTTACCACTTCCCACTCCACTCCCACCTCATAATCACAGACAATTTTCTTCTTCACATTTTTCACTTTCAGAACCACTTCTTTCCTCCATTGATGAACCCTCAAAGACCCTTAAAACTCCCACAATTCGTTCCAGACTAAGCAAGCTTTGTAGAGATGCCCAACTTCATATTGCCCGCCAAGTGTTCGACACATTGCCCAAACCAAGTACTGTTCTTTGGAACACTATAATTATTGGGTTTATTTGTAACAATCTACCCTTTGAAGCTCTTTTGTTCTATAGCCGAATGAGGTCTTCAAATTCGATTAGTTGTGATTCTTACACTTATTCATCTGTTCTGAAAGCTTGTGCTGATACTAAGCTTTTACGGGTTGGTAAAGCTGTGCATTGTCATGTAATTAAGTCTCATTTTAATGCTAGTAGAATTGTTTATAATTCATTGTTGAATATGTATGTTACGTGTCTTTCAAATAATGTTGTTTCCAGGTATTATGAGGTTGATTATGTTTGTAGAGTATTTGGTATTATGAAAAAGAAGAATGTTGTTGCTTGGAATACTATGATTTCTTGGTTTGTGAAAACTGAGAGATTTGGTGAAGGTGTTAGATATTTTAGGTTGATGATGAGAATGGGTATTAAACCTACTCCTGTTAGCTTTGTTAATGTGTTTCCTGCTATTTTGAGTTGTGGTGATTACAAGCTTGGGAATGTTTTGTATGGGATGCTTGTTAAGTTTGGCGGTGGATATGTTGATGATTTGTTTGCTGTGAGCTCAGCTATAGTTATGTTTTCAGAGATGGGTTGTATAGATTTAGCAAGGAAGGTATTTGATGGGTGTTTGGAGAAAAATGTAGAGGTTTGGAATAGTATGATTGGTGGGTATTTGCAGAATAACTGTTGCATTGAGGCACTTGATCTCTTTGTGAAAGCTCTCAGTTTGAAGCTTGTTTCACTAGATAATGTCAGTTATATTGCGGCTCTCACTACCGTATCACAATTGCAGCAAGTGTACATTGGTAAACAGCTTCATGCTCATGTACTGAAGAATTTGACATCTTTTTCTGTCACTCTGATAAATGCTGTTATTGTTATGTATTCGAGGTGTAATTGTATCCAGGAAGCCTTTAAGGTTTTTGATGGTATGGCTGAAAGAGATATTGTGTCTTGGAATACTATGATTACTGCTTTTGTGCAAAATGGGTTTGATGAAGAAGGACTGATGCTGGTTTATGAGATGCAGAACCAGGGGTTTGTAGTTGATGCCGTAACAGTGATAGCTATACTCTCTGCAGCATCAAATCTCAGAAGTGAGGTGATTGGGAAACAGACACATGCATATCTGTTAAGGAAAGATATCGAGTTTCAAGGCATGGACAGCTATTTAATCGATATGTATGCTAAATCAGGTTTAATAAAGAAAGCACAAATATTATTTGAAGAAAGTGATGAATTGCGTAGGGATCAAGCAACATGGAATTCCATGCTTTCTAGTAACATACAGAATGGGCTCGTTAAAGAGGCTTTGAAAGTGTTCCGTCAAATGCTTGACAGAAATGTGCTTCCAAATGCTGTTACTATTGCATCGATTCTCCCTTCGTGTAGCCAAGTCGGGAGCATTGCATTGGGTAAGCAGCTCCATGGCTTTGCTGTCCGCCACTCCCTTGACCAAAATGTTTTTGTTGGCACTGCTTTAGTAGACATGTACTCGAAACTAGGGGCAATTGCTTCTGCTGAAAAGGTGTTTGCTTTAACCCCTAATAAGACTCCTGTTACATACACTAACATGATATTAGGTCATGGGCAACATGGAATGGGATCTAGAGCTCTAGCCTTATTTGACGAAATGCTGAATTTGTGTATAACACCCGATGCAGTCACTTTCATTGCAGTATTATCTGCTTGCAGCTATGCTGGATTGGTTGATGAAGGCCTTAAGATTTTGGAGTCAATGGAGAAAAATTTTGGGATCCAACCTTTAGTTGAACACTATGCTTGTGTCGTGGACATGCTAGGACGAGATGGAAGGTTAAAGGAGGCTTTTGAGTTGGCTGAAACATTGGGCGAGGAGAGTAGTGCAATCCAAGCTTGGGGATCACTTTTGGCAGCCTGCAAAAATCACAGAAATTATGAATTGGCAAAGATTGTTGCTGACAAATTACTTGATATGGAATTCAGCAATAGTAAAAGTGGTTATCAAGTACTATTATCCAATGTATATGCCGATGAAGGATCTTGGGAACTAGCTGATAGAGTCAGAAAAAAGATGCGAGAGAAGGGTGACAGTAAGGAAGTTGGGTGCAGTTGGATAGAGACTTCTGGTCGTGTGAATTATTTCGTGTCTAAGGATATAAAGCATCCAGAATGTGAGCATATATATGAGACGCTGGCAATGTTAGCTGCTAATATGTGGGATGCAGGTTATACTCCTTTTTCTTATGGTGATAAACAGACCCACCAAATATGTGATGCTTATGATTGA
- the LOC130821462 gene encoding thioredoxin H2-like codes for MGGRLSTIQDNRSPVITSTPNPTSLPPSRWSSFSNKNLPETRAFTPSSSFVGRNGCNGGVDSDSTLSLKASNNKGVIAFHSAAKWREYFQASKHSNNLVVIYFTAAWCGPCRYMEPTIKELAAKYADVDLVKIDVDELFNVSREFGVQTMPTFILMKNGNQINKVVGAKKEDLQRKVEKHRA; via the exons ATGGGAGGAAGATTGTCAACAATTCAAGATAACAGATCACCAGTTATTACTTCAACACCAAATCCAACATCTCTTCCTCCAAGCCGTTGGTCATCATTTTCTAATAAAAACTTGCCAGAAACCAGGGCTTTTACCCCTTCCTCTTCTTTCGTTGGCCGTAATGGTTGTAATGGTGGTGTTGATAGTGACAGTACTCTTTCTCTTAAGGCTTCCAATAATAAGGGTGTTATTGCCTTCCACTCCGCCGCTAAGTGGAGGGAATATTTTCAAGCCTCTAAGCACTCTAACAATCTG GTTGTGATATACTTTACGGCTGCATGGTGTGGACCATGTCGATACATGGAGCCAACTATCAAAGAATTGGCTGCTAAATACGCTGACGTCGACTTAGTCAAGATTGATGTGGATGAATTATTT AATGTATCGAGAGAATTTGGAGTTCAGACGATGCCAACATTTATTTTGATGAAGAATGGAAACCAGATTAACAAGGTGGTTGGAGCAAAGAAAGAAGACCTTCAGAGGAAGGTTGAGAAACACAGGGCTTAA